The Pan paniscus chromosome 23, NHGRI_mPanPan1-v2.0_pri, whole genome shotgun sequence genome includes the window ATGAGAGCGCGACCGGCCAGGAGTTGGGGGTCCTGGGACACGGCCGCACGTGGCCTCCCAGGGTTCCAGGAGCCCCTGAGTTAGCCGAGCGTGCGCGTGGGTGTCGGGGGTGCGCAAGTCTCCAGCCTTGCAGAGACGGAGGACGCTGCCAGATGTGGGGGCGGCGGGGTGTCCTGGAGTCCCACCGCCTGCCCTAAATTTCCACTCCGCCCTTGTCGCCCAGTGTGACCCTGGGCATGTACTGCAGCtcccagtgcctcagtttcctgctcTGTGGAGGGAGAGTGACAGTGGTCCCACCTGCTCCGTGTGTGAGGGTTTGGCACCCCTCTGGCCTTTGGGAAAGGCTTAGGAAACGGGCTGTTTCTTTACTCCGGTTTTAcaggaaaggaaactgaggctcaagacattttagtaacttgtccaaggttaccCAGCCAGCAAGTGATGGGGTCCAGGCCTGACCAGCGCCCCTGCCCCAGCACATTCTAGAAGGTTCTGCCCCAGTTTAAATGGGGTGCATGCTCTGAGGCCTGTCCCAGGTTTTTCCGGCTTAGCTTCTCTGTCCCTCCTCTGGGAGTCTCCACACCCATGTCTGACTCTCTCCCCATAACCTTCTGGGGCAGCTAAGGGTCTGAGTCCCTCTGGACATGAGCCCCTGGCTCAAGCACATCAGGCAGAGATAAGGGGCTCAGGGAGCACGAGCttcatggatgaatgaatgaaggaatgaaagaCCCGGCTGTGTCTTTCAGGTCTGATCTCAGAGCTGAAGCTGGCTGTGCCCTGGGGCCACATCGCAGCCAAAGCCTGGGGCTCCCTGCAGGGCCCTCCAGTTCTCTGCCTGCACGGCTGGCTGGACAATGCCAACTCCTTCGACAGACTCATCCCTCTTCTCCCGCAAGGTGTGAGGCTGGGGCTGAAGGGAAGGCCAGGGGGAAAGTGGGCAAGAAGGTGAGGGGGGAGGCCTGCAGGGGAATGAGGAGGGCAGGGAGACGGCTGGCATAGACACCTCTTCCTACCCTCCAACCCGCTTCTCTCTGTTTCAGACTTTTATTACGTTGCCATGGATTTCGGAGGTCATGGGCTCTCGTCCCATTACAGCCCAGGTGTCCCATATTACCTCCAGACTTTCGTGAGTGAGATCCGAAGAGTTGCGGCAGGTAAGAGACAGAGTGTGTGTTTTCGGCGGTGTGTGGGGTGCTCTAGGGCACCCCCTCTTATCACTGGAGTCGGGGTAGGATCCAGGAAGCAGCGCTGGCCTGGGAGTGGggcctgggctctggccccagGTCTGCCAGCAATTCACGGGAGATCTTGGGAAAGTTGAAGAGTTCGCTTCCTCCAGTGGGTCCTCCAGGCTAGTCTCCTGGGTGGACACCCCAGATGCTGGGAAGGGATTTCCTGAGCCCGGAGACTAGAAGCGAGATCGTGGGCTGAGCCTGTGCCCAGCCGGACCTTCTGGCTCCTTGCATTTCCAGCCTTGAAATGGAATCGATTCTCCATTCTGGGCCACAGCTTCGGTGAGTACACTGGCCAGGAGCTGACCGGGTCGGAGTATGGCTGGGAGGGAAGGATAGGAGCTGCTGCCCCACCCTTTTCCCCTGCACTTATGAGATCTGCAAAGAGAGATGAGAGGGTCAGTCAGAGGTTGACCACTGTACCCTCTGACCTCAGGCAACTGCCGCAAGGGACACAGGGATGAGGGAAATGTGGTCTTTTGAGTGGTCAGGTCTGATGAAGGGGCGATCATGGCCCAGATGCTGAGCCCCCAGCCACCCATTTGGAGCCCCCCTCTCCCTCCACCACTGGTGGGAAGAAGCTTTAAGGTATGCAGctggggagggagtgagggaatgTCACCCACAGCTCTCTTGTCCCCCAGGTGGCGTCGTGGGTGGAATGGTGAGTAGATGGCTTTGTCTGGCCAACTGGGGCTCccttgggtggggtggggaggggagcacaaaggaggaaggagaaggtaCCTGGGACAGAAAGTGCCTCCTCCTGTCACAGTGATAGTCGTTATACCAGGAAGTTGGTGTAAACGGTGGAGACTCCTGGTAGAGTTCATGTTTCCACACCCCCATACCCGGTCCCACAGCACCCTGGAGTCCAGCCATCACCAAGGTCTGGAGCTCAGTGCTGGGTGCAGACTTAGGGGTGGTGGGGGAAGGCACACCATAGGATAGAAGATTCTCCTCTGGCCTCTTGGTCAGCACCCTCCCCCCAGCCTAAAAGATGTTTCAGGGAACTCTAGGGTCCCCAGGGAAAGGCGGGAGtgtcctttccttcttccccctATTTATTCTCCCCTTTTGGCATCCTCACAGTTTTCCTGTACCTTCCCCGAGATGGTGGATAAACTTATCTTGCTGGACACGCCGCTCTTTCTCCTGGAATCAGATGTGAGAAGCGGGCTTTCGTGCATGCTGTCATTAGGGAGGACCTGGGCCCCGGGGAGTGCTCCCAGCCCTGTCTCCTTTGGTGGACACTAGGGAAGCAGGAGGAGGCGGCAGAGGGTGGGAAAGGGGAGTCAGGGACCCGCTCCCCAACAGATGACAGGCTTCTGCTGCTTATACCCCTAGCAGTGGTCAGGACAAGGGGTGTGGGGGTACTCCCTAGAAACTGGATGTGTGGCTTGGGATCTGCAGAATGCCAGGCTGATCACGCAGTGGCAGGCAATGGAAGAGGGCAGCAGCCGTGGGTGGAAGATGTTCTAGGGCACACAGCTGGGCCGGCACACTGCACTCACACCCAGTCGAATGCCTTTGCACTGTGTCCAcattgcaccaccacacatgaCAGCCCTAAATGTGAACTGAAGGAACAAGGACTGACCCCTCTGACCACCACTACCCATAACCAGTACTGTCTCTGCATCTGAGTCCTGGCCTGGTTTACCTGCTGGGTGACCCTTGGCAAGTTACtttgcctctctgggccttagttccCGCACGTGTCAAATGAGGTTGGACTCAATGACCTGGCCAGCTCTGACATCCTGTCATTTTCTTGCCAAGGTCTCAGCCTCTCAATTGTGACACAAGTCTcatcagtttcagttttcttgtcCATAGAATGACCACAGAtcggccggacacggtggctcaagcctgtaatcccagcactttgggaggctgaggcgggcagatcacctgacgtcaggatttcgagaccagcctgaccaacatggagaaaccccgtttctaccgaaaatacaaaattagctgggcgtggtggcacatgcctgtcatcccagctacttgggaggctgaggcaggagaatcgctcgaacccaggaggcggaggttgcagtgagccgagatcgcgccattgcactccagcctgggcaacaagagtgaaactccgtctccaaaaaaaaaaaaaaaaaaaaagaatgaccgcAGATCCCATAAGGACAAGAATCATGTCCATCTCTGTCACCACATCCCCAATCCTGGCACCTAGTAAGGGCTCAGTAAATGTTCCTTGCATGAGCTCAGCTAGCTCAGGGGCTATTGTAAGGATTCAATTTACAGATGGCAGACAGCAGACACTCCCTTCTTTCTGCATTTCACCCACTGAATTGACAAGTGCAGTGCCCCCAGGGGCTTCCTCCTGGGCGAGTCAAGAGGGGCATTTAGTTCTCTTGTGCTCCATTCTCAGGGGTGGGTAGATGGGAGTTGCCCCCCTCTGCAGCCCCGGGCAGTGGGCCTGAGGCTGTCCTCACAGAGTGAGCCACACATCGTGGGGGAGCTTGGAAGCCCCAGAACTGCGCCCTTTCTGCCAGTCCCTTTCTGCCACTGAGAATGATGGCATTCGTTGAACCAGATGAAACTGCCAACCCCAGATGGTTCGTGGCCTCCGGACCCTAATTTCATGCCTTTGCAAAGCACTTGGCAGTTGACAGAGATTCCCCTTCCTCTCCATCATCCCACCTGATCTCTTCAACTGTCCCTGGCCGCAGGCAAGACCAGGCTGGCTGTGACTGAGGCGAAGCAAAGACTCGTTCAGAATCATGGGGTTGACTAGCCAGGGCTGGGGCTGTGTGCCCCTTTGCCGAGAGGGGCTCAGCTGACAGCAGAGGGCAGGGCTAGGAGGGGCAGAGACCTCGTCTGCAGCCTGGATCCCTGCCCACCAGCCAACTGTGCCTCCTTAGGAAATGGAGAACTTGCTGACCTACAAGCGGAGAGCCATACAGCACGTGCTGCAGGTAGAGGCCTCCCAGGAGCCCTCGCACGCGTTCAGCCTGAAGCAGCTGCTGCAGAGGTGGGTGCCCGGTGTGGACGGGGAGCTTGTGGGGTCCAGGGGAGGACACCCCGTGAGACGTGGGGAagcttctttctccctctcaccCAACAAGCCTGTTTCTCCCTGGGGTCACGCTGAGCACCAGGCTTCCCAGGGTCTTCAGGGACGTTATCTCCTTTCCCTCTGGCCCTGCTCCAGCCATGCCCCTTACTTCCAATACCCTCCCCACACCTCTCACGCACCCGCCTCTCCCCCAAGCACATGCTGCTTCCACGCCTTCTCTCCCCTctgggactccagcctgggctccctTACCTGGAATTCTCCCCTGTGCTTGCTCACTGGCTTCCCCACTCCTTGGGGCCTCAGCTGGGAACCCTGCCCTGACACCCCCAGGCAAGCTGTCCCTCCTTGCCCTGCAGGTAACCACACCGTCCAATAAGAGCCTATTGATTCCTCTGTTTCCCGAGGCCTGTGAGCCCCGCAACCCCCACTATGGCTGATTTGGTCATCTTTGTGCCTCCTGCATCTGGCGGTGGGCCTGGTAGGTCAGAGCTCCACACATACTTGTTGTCTGAAGGAGGAGAAGCCCCCCACTGCCCCAccacacgcacgcgcacacacacccacacacacaccctgccgCTGTAAACATGCCATTGAAACATGGgacacaggccaggcgcagtggctcacacctgtaatcccagcacattgggaagctgaggtgggaagatagcttgagcccaggagttagagaccagcctgagcgagatagcgagaccctgtatttaaaaaaaaaaaattagctggtcgtggtggcacacgcctgtggtcccagctactcagcagccttagttgggaggattgcttagccccaggaggtcgaggctgcagacagccatgatcatgccactgcactccagtctgggtgacagagtgagaccctgtctcaattaaaaagaatacaaggtccaggcacggtggctcatgcctgtaatcccagcactttggaaggccgaggtgggcagattacgaggtcaggagattgagaccatcatggctaagatggtgaaaccctgtgtctactaaaaaatacaaaaaattagccgagcgtggtggtggcgggcgcctgaatATCTATCCAGAAGAGGGGTTAGACATTCTCTAGATGTAacgaagaatggcatgaacccgggaggcagagcttgcagtgaacccagattgcgccactgtactccagc containing:
- the SERHL2 gene encoding serine hydrolase-like protein 2 isoform X1, with amino-acid sequence MHFTWEDRRALPGAGLISELKLAVPWGHIAAKAWGSLQGPPVLCLHGWLDNANSFDRLIPLLPQDFYYVAMDFGGHGLSSHYSPGVPYYLQTFVSEIRRVAAALKWNRFSILGHSFGGVVGGMFSCTFPEMVDKLILLDTPLFLLESDEMENLLTYKRRAIQHVLQVEASQEPSHAFSLKQLLQRLLKSNSHLSEECGELLLQRGTTKVATGLVLNRDQRLAWVENSIDFVSRELCAHSIRKLQAHVLLIKAVHGYFDSRENYSNKESLSFMIDTMKSTLKERFQFVEVPGNHCVHMSEPQHVASIISSFLQCTHTLPGQL
- the SERHL2 gene encoding serine hydrolase-like protein 2 isoform X3; the protein is MHFTWEDRRALPGAGLISELKLAVPWGHIAAKAWGSLQGPPVLCLHGWLDNANSFDRLIPLLPQDFYYVAMDFGGHGLSSHYSPGVPYYLQTFVSEIRRVAAGGVVGGMFSCTFPEMVDKLILLDTPLFLLESDEMENLLTYKRRAIQHVLQVEASQEPSHAFSLKQLLQRLLKSNSHLSEECGELLLQRGTTKVATGLVLNRDQRLAWVENSIDFVSRELCAHSIRKLQAHVLLIKAVHGYFDSRENYSNKESLSFMIDTMKSTLKERFQFVEVPGNHCVHMSEPQHVASIISSFLQCTHTLPGQL
- the SERHL2 gene encoding serine hydrolase-like protein 2 isoform X4, with amino-acid sequence MSENAAPGLISELKLAVPWGHIAAKAWGSLQGPPVLCLHGWLDNANSFDRLIPLLPQDFYYVAMDFGGHGLSSHYSPGVPYYLQTFVSEIRRVAAGGVVGGMFSCTFPEMVDKLILLDTPLFLLESDEMENLLTYKRRAIQHVLQVEASQEPSHAFSLKQLLQRLLKSNSHLSEECGELLLQRGTTKVATGLVLNRDQRLAWVENSIDFVSRELCAHSIRKLQAHVLLIKAVHGYFDSRENYSNKESLSFMIDTMKSTLKERFQFVEVPGNHCVHMSEPQHVASIISSFLQCTHTLPGQL
- the SERHL2 gene encoding serine hydrolase-like protein 2 isoform X2; this encodes MSENAAPGLISELKLAVPWGHIAAKAWGSLQGPPVLCLHGWLDNANSFDRLIPLLPQDFYYVAMDFGGHGLSSHYSPGVPYYLQTFVSEIRRVAAALKWNRFSILGHSFGGVVGGMFSCTFPEMVDKLILLDTPLFLLESDEMENLLTYKRRAIQHVLQVEASQEPSHAFSLKQLLQRLLKSNSHLSEECGELLLQRGTTKVATGLVLNRDQRLAWVENSIDFVSRELCAHSIRKLQAHVLLIKAVHGYFDSRENYSNKESLSFMIDTMKSTLKERFQFVEVPGNHCVHMSEPQHVASIISSFLQCTHTLPGQL
- the SERHL2 gene encoding serine hydrolase-like protein 2 isoform X5, with amino-acid sequence MHFTWEDRRALPGAGLISELKLAVPWGHIAAKAWGSLQGPPVLCLHGWLDNANSFDRLIPLLPQDFYYVAMDFGGHGLSSHYSPGVPYYLQTFVSEIRRVAAALKWNRFSILGHSFGGVVGGMFSCTFPEMVDKLILLDTPLFLLESDEMENLLTYKRRAIQHVLQVEASQEPSHAFSLKQLLQRLLKSNSHLSEECGELLLQRGTTKVATGLVLNRDQRLAWVENSIDFVSRELCAHSIRKLQAHVLLIKAVHGYFDSRENYSNKESLSFMIDTMKSTLKEVRRG